One stretch of Equus przewalskii isolate Varuska chromosome 9, EquPr2, whole genome shotgun sequence DNA includes these proteins:
- the DSE gene encoding dermatan-sulfate epimerase isoform X2: MRRLVKDAPWDEVPLAHSLVGFATAYDFLYNYLSKTQQEKFLEVIANASGYMYETSYRRGWGFQYLHNHQPTNCMALLTGSLVLMNQGYLQEAYLWTKQVLSIMEKSLVLLREVTDGSLYEGVAYGSYTTRSLFQYMFLVQRHFDINHFGHPWLKQHFAFMYRTILPGFQRTVAIADSNYNWFYGPESQLVFLDKFVMRNGSGNWLADQIRRNRVMEGPGTPSKGQRWCTLHTEFLWYDASLKSVPPPDYGTPTLHYFEDWGVVTYGSALPAEIDRSFLSFKSGKLGGRAIYDIVHRNKYKDWIKGWRNFNAGHEHPDQNSFTFAPNGVPFITEALYGPKYTFFNNVLMFSPAVSKSCFSPWEGQVTEDCSSKWSKYKHDLAASCQGRVVAAVEKNGVVFIRGEGVGAYNPQLNLKNVQRNLILLHPQLLLLVDQIHLGEESPLETAASFFHNVDFPFEETVVDGVHGAFIRQRDGLYKMYWMDDTGYSEKATFASVMYPRGYPYNGTNYVNVTMHLRSPITRAAYLFIGPSVDVQSFSIHGDSQQLDVFIATSEHAYATYLWTGETTGQSAFAQVIADRQKILFDRSSAIKSTTVPEVKDYAAIVEQNLQHFKPVFQLLEKQILSRVRNTASFRKTAERLLRFSDKRQTEEAIDRIFAISQQQQQKQSKSKKNRRGGKHYKFVDAVPDIFAQIEVNEKKIRQKAQILAQKELPIDEDEEMKDLLDFADVTYEKHKNGGLMKGRVGQARMVTTTHSKAPSLSASYTRLFLILNIAIFFVMLAMQLTYFQRAQSLHGQRCLYAVLLIDSCILLWLYSSCSQSQC, from the exons GTTGGTGAAAGATGCTCCTTGGGATGAAGTCCCGCTTGCTCACTCCCTGGTTGGTTTTGCCACTGCCTATGACTTCTTGTACAACTACCTGAGCAAGACGCAACAGGAGAAGTTTCTTGAAGTGATTGCCAATGCCTCGGGATATATGTATGAGACTTCATACAGGAGAGGATGGGGATTTCAATACCTGCACAATCATCAGCCCACCAACTGCATGGCTTTGCTCACAGGAAGCCTAGTTCTGATGAATCAAG GGTATCTTCAAGAAGCTTACTTATGGACCAAACAAGTCCTGAGCATCATGGAGAAGTCACTGGTCTTGCTCCGAGAGGTGACGGACGGCTCCCTCTATGAAGGAGTTGCATATGGCAGCTACACCACTAGATCACTCTTCCAGTATATGTTTCTCGTTCAGAGGCACTTTGACATCAACCACTTTGGCCATCcatggcttaaacaacacttTGCATTTATGTATAGAACCATCCTGCCAG GGTTTCAAAGAACTGTGGCTATTGCAGACTCAAATTACAACTGGTTTTATGGCCCAGAAAGCCAATTAGTGTTCCTGGATAAATTTGTCATGCGTAACGGCAGTGGCAATTGGCTGGCTGACCAAATCAGAAGGAACCGTGTGATGGAAGGTCCAGGGACACCATCCAAAGGGCAGCGCTGGTGTACTCTTCACACAGAATTTCTCTG GTATGATGCCAGCTTGAAATCTGTTCCTCCTCCAGATTATGGCACCCCTACATTGCATTATTTTGAAGACTGGGGTGTTGTGACTTACGGAAGTGCACTGCCTGCAGAAATCGAtagatctttcctttcctttaagtCAGGAAAACTTGGGGGACGTGCAATATATGACATTGTCCACAGAAACAAATACAAAGATTGGATCAAAGGATGGAGAAATTTTAACGCAGGGCATGAACATCCTGATCAAAACTCATTTACTTTTGCTCCCAACGGTGTGCCTTTCATTACTGAGGCTCTCTACGGGCCAAAGTACACCTTCTTCAACAACGTTTTGATGTTTTCCCCGGCTGTGTCAAAGAGCTGCTTTTCTCCCTGGGAGGGTCAGGTCACAGAAGACTGCTCATCAAAATGGTCTAAATACAAGCATGACCTGGCAGCCAGCTGTCAGGGGAGAGTGGTTGCAGCAGTGGAGAAAAATGGAGTGGTTTTCATCCGAGGAGAAGGTGTGGGAGCTTATAACCCCCAGCTCAATCTGAAGAATGTTCAGAGGAATCTGATCCTCCTGCATCCACAGCTTCTCCTGCTTGTGGATCAAATACATCTGGGAGAGGAGAGCCCCTTGGAGACAGCAGCAAGCTTCTTCCACAATGTGGATTTTCCTTTTGAGGAGACAGTGGTAGATGGGGTCCATGGGGCTTTTATCAGGCAGCGAGATGGTCTCTATAAAATGTACTGGATGGATGATACTGGCTACAGTGAGAAAGCAACCTTTGCTTCAGTGATGTACCCTCGGGGCTATCCCTACAATGGGACAAACTATGTGAATGTCACCATGCACCTCCGAAGTCCCATCACCAGGGCAGCTTACCTCTTCATAGGGCCATCCGTAGATGTTCAGAGCTTCAGCATCCACGGAGACTCTCAGCAACTGGATGTGTTCATAGCCACCAGTGAGCATGCTTATGCCACTTACCTTTGGACAGGTGAGACCACAGGACAGTCTGCTTTTGCACAGGTCATTGCAGATCGTCAGAAAATTCTGTTTGACCGGAGTTCCGCCATCAAGAGCACCACTGTGCCTGAAGTGAAAGACTATGCTGCTATTGTGGAACAGAACCTGCAGCATTTTAAGCCAGTGTTCCAGCTGCTGGAGAAGCAGATCCTGTCCCGAGTCCGGAACACAGCTAGCTTTAGGAAGACTGCTGAGCGCCTGCTGAGATTTTCAGACAAGAGACAGACTGAGGAAGCCATCGACAGGATTTTTGCCATatcacagcaacagcagcagaagCAAAGCAAGTCAAAGAAAAACCGAAGGGGAGGCAAACACTATAAATTTGTGGATGCTGTCCCGGATATTTTTGCACAGATTGAAGTCAATGAAAAAAAGATTCGACAGAAAGCTCAGATTTTGGCACAGAAAGAACTGCCCatagatgaagatgaagaaatgaaagaccttttagattttgcagatgtaacaTATGAGAAACACAAAAATGGTGGCTTGATGAAAGGCCGGGTTGGACAGGCACGGATGGTGACAACTACTCACAGCAAAGCCCCGTCACTGTCTGCGTCATATACCAGACTGTTCCTGATTCTGAatattgctattttctttgtcatgTTGGCAATGCAACTGACTTATTTCCAGAGGGCCCAGAGCCTCCATGGCCAAAGATGTCTTTATGCAGTCCTTCTAATAGATAGCTGTATTTTATTGTGGTTGTACTCGTCTTGTTCCCAGTCACAGTGCTAG
- the DSE gene encoding dermatan-sulfate epimerase isoform X3 yields MYETSYRRGWGFQYLHNHQPTNCMALLTGSLVLMNQGYLQEAYLWTKQVLSIMEKSLVLLREVTDGSLYEGVAYGSYTTRSLFQYMFLVQRHFDINHFGHPWLKQHFAFMYRTILPGFQRTVAIADSNYNWFYGPESQLVFLDKFVMRNGSGNWLADQIRRNRVMEGPGTPSKGQRWCTLHTEFLWYDASLKSVPPPDYGTPTLHYFEDWGVVTYGSALPAEIDRSFLSFKSGKLGGRAIYDIVHRNKYKDWIKGWRNFNAGHEHPDQNSFTFAPNGVPFITEALYGPKYTFFNNVLMFSPAVSKSCFSPWEGQVTEDCSSKWSKYKHDLAASCQGRVVAAVEKNGVVFIRGEGVGAYNPQLNLKNVQRNLILLHPQLLLLVDQIHLGEESPLETAASFFHNVDFPFEETVVDGVHGAFIRQRDGLYKMYWMDDTGYSEKATFASVMYPRGYPYNGTNYVNVTMHLRSPITRAAYLFIGPSVDVQSFSIHGDSQQLDVFIATSEHAYATYLWTGETTGQSAFAQVIADRQKILFDRSSAIKSTTVPEVKDYAAIVEQNLQHFKPVFQLLEKQILSRVRNTASFRKTAERLLRFSDKRQTEEAIDRIFAISQQQQQKQSKSKKNRRGGKHYKFVDAVPDIFAQIEVNEKKIRQKAQILAQKELPIDEDEEMKDLLDFADVTYEKHKNGGLMKGRVGQARMVTTTHSKAPSLSASYTRLFLILNIAIFFVMLAMQLTYFQRAQSLHGQRCLYAVLLIDSCILLWLYSSCSQSQC; encoded by the exons ATGTATGAGACTTCATACAGGAGAGGATGGGGATTTCAATACCTGCACAATCATCAGCCCACCAACTGCATGGCTTTGCTCACAGGAAGCCTAGTTCTGATGAATCAAG GGTATCTTCAAGAAGCTTACTTATGGACCAAACAAGTCCTGAGCATCATGGAGAAGTCACTGGTCTTGCTCCGAGAGGTGACGGACGGCTCCCTCTATGAAGGAGTTGCATATGGCAGCTACACCACTAGATCACTCTTCCAGTATATGTTTCTCGTTCAGAGGCACTTTGACATCAACCACTTTGGCCATCcatggcttaaacaacacttTGCATTTATGTATAGAACCATCCTGCCAG GGTTTCAAAGAACTGTGGCTATTGCAGACTCAAATTACAACTGGTTTTATGGCCCAGAAAGCCAATTAGTGTTCCTGGATAAATTTGTCATGCGTAACGGCAGTGGCAATTGGCTGGCTGACCAAATCAGAAGGAACCGTGTGATGGAAGGTCCAGGGACACCATCCAAAGGGCAGCGCTGGTGTACTCTTCACACAGAATTTCTCTG GTATGATGCCAGCTTGAAATCTGTTCCTCCTCCAGATTATGGCACCCCTACATTGCATTATTTTGAAGACTGGGGTGTTGTGACTTACGGAAGTGCACTGCCTGCAGAAATCGAtagatctttcctttcctttaagtCAGGAAAACTTGGGGGACGTGCAATATATGACATTGTCCACAGAAACAAATACAAAGATTGGATCAAAGGATGGAGAAATTTTAACGCAGGGCATGAACATCCTGATCAAAACTCATTTACTTTTGCTCCCAACGGTGTGCCTTTCATTACTGAGGCTCTCTACGGGCCAAAGTACACCTTCTTCAACAACGTTTTGATGTTTTCCCCGGCTGTGTCAAAGAGCTGCTTTTCTCCCTGGGAGGGTCAGGTCACAGAAGACTGCTCATCAAAATGGTCTAAATACAAGCATGACCTGGCAGCCAGCTGTCAGGGGAGAGTGGTTGCAGCAGTGGAGAAAAATGGAGTGGTTTTCATCCGAGGAGAAGGTGTGGGAGCTTATAACCCCCAGCTCAATCTGAAGAATGTTCAGAGGAATCTGATCCTCCTGCATCCACAGCTTCTCCTGCTTGTGGATCAAATACATCTGGGAGAGGAGAGCCCCTTGGAGACAGCAGCAAGCTTCTTCCACAATGTGGATTTTCCTTTTGAGGAGACAGTGGTAGATGGGGTCCATGGGGCTTTTATCAGGCAGCGAGATGGTCTCTATAAAATGTACTGGATGGATGATACTGGCTACAGTGAGAAAGCAACCTTTGCTTCAGTGATGTACCCTCGGGGCTATCCCTACAATGGGACAAACTATGTGAATGTCACCATGCACCTCCGAAGTCCCATCACCAGGGCAGCTTACCTCTTCATAGGGCCATCCGTAGATGTTCAGAGCTTCAGCATCCACGGAGACTCTCAGCAACTGGATGTGTTCATAGCCACCAGTGAGCATGCTTATGCCACTTACCTTTGGACAGGTGAGACCACAGGACAGTCTGCTTTTGCACAGGTCATTGCAGATCGTCAGAAAATTCTGTTTGACCGGAGTTCCGCCATCAAGAGCACCACTGTGCCTGAAGTGAAAGACTATGCTGCTATTGTGGAACAGAACCTGCAGCATTTTAAGCCAGTGTTCCAGCTGCTGGAGAAGCAGATCCTGTCCCGAGTCCGGAACACAGCTAGCTTTAGGAAGACTGCTGAGCGCCTGCTGAGATTTTCAGACAAGAGACAGACTGAGGAAGCCATCGACAGGATTTTTGCCATatcacagcaacagcagcagaagCAAAGCAAGTCAAAGAAAAACCGAAGGGGAGGCAAACACTATAAATTTGTGGATGCTGTCCCGGATATTTTTGCACAGATTGAAGTCAATGAAAAAAAGATTCGACAGAAAGCTCAGATTTTGGCACAGAAAGAACTGCCCatagatgaagatgaagaaatgaaagaccttttagattttgcagatgtaacaTATGAGAAACACAAAAATGGTGGCTTGATGAAAGGCCGGGTTGGACAGGCACGGATGGTGACAACTACTCACAGCAAAGCCCCGTCACTGTCTGCGTCATATACCAGACTGTTCCTGATTCTGAatattgctattttctttgtcatgTTGGCAATGCAACTGACTTATTTCCAGAGGGCCCAGAGCCTCCATGGCCAAAGATGTCTTTATGCAGTCCTTCTAATAGATAGCTGTATTTTATTGTGGTTGTACTCGTCTTGTTCCCAGTCACAGTGCTAG